A genome region from Spirochaetaceae bacterium includes the following:
- a CDS encoding RES domain-containing protein has translation MTAFRHADPRYPFLWERAAQPAGRWHASGEGPAHYFSDTPDGAWAELLRHEEITEPEDVAGIRRALWAVDLGDEPPERPALPLQLSTGAPGTYEACQAEARRLRARGAAGITTPSAALLPGAARGWRVDGGLRPGPARDGKVFVLFGVRPNLTGWIATVAGRPGSELLPRVRHF, from the coding sequence GTGACCGCGTTCCGCCATGCCGACCCCCGCTATCCGTTTCTGTGGGAGCGGGCTGCGCAACCAGCCGGCCGATGGCATGCGTCGGGCGAGGGGCCGGCCCACTATTTCAGCGACACCCCGGACGGTGCGTGGGCGGAGTTGCTGCGCCATGAAGAGATAACCGAGCCCGAGGACGTAGCCGGTATCAGGCGAGCGCTGTGGGCTGTCGACCTGGGAGATGAGCCGCCGGAGCGGCCCGCGCTGCCGCTACAGCTCTCGACCGGCGCGCCCGGTACCTACGAAGCGTGCCAAGCGGAAGCGCGGCGTCTGCGGGCGCGGGGCGCAGCCGGTATTACCACGCCGTCCGCGGCTCTGTTGCCTGGCGCCGCAAGAGGCTGGCGAGTGGACGGTGGCCTTCGCCCCGGCCCGGCCCGGGACGGCAAGGTGTTCGTCCTGTTCGGGGTCCGGCCGAACCTGACCGGCTGGATCGCTACCGTGGCCGGCCGCCCGGGTAGCGAGCTTCTTCCCCGTGTACGGCACTTCTGA